The following proteins come from a genomic window of Eulemur rufifrons isolate Redbay chromosome 24, OSU_ERuf_1, whole genome shotgun sequence:
- the FUT1 gene encoding galactoside alpha-(1,2)-fucosyltransferase 1 translates to MWTPSHRRLCLAFLLVCVLSAVSFFLHIHQDIFRHGLDLSVLCPNRHLETPPVAIFCLSGTPLDPNTSSSCPQLPASLSGTWTIYPDGRFGNQMGQYATLLALAQLNGRRAFILPAMHAALAPVFRITLPVLSPEVDSHTPWQNLHLHDWMSEEYAHLKDPLLKLSGFPCSWTFFHHLREQIRSEFTLHDHLREEAQSLLSQLRLGSTGDRPRTFVGVHVRRGDYLEVMPHRWKGVVGDRAYLQQAMDWFRARHEAPIFVVTSNGMEWCRKNIDTSQGDVIFAGNGQEGAPGKDFALLTQCNHTIMTIGTFGFWAAYLAGGDTVYLANFTLPDSEFLKIFKPEAAFLPEWVGINADLSPLRTAFGP, encoded by the coding sequence aTGTGGACACCCAGCCATCGGCGGCTCTGTCTGGCCTTCCTGCTGGTCTGTGTCCTCTCAGCTGTATCCTTCTTCCTCCATATCCACCAAGACATCTTTCGACACGGCCTAGACCTGTCTGTTCTGTGTCCAAACCGCCACCTGGAGACACCTCCAGTGGCCATTTTCTGCCTGTCCGGTACACCGCTGGACCCCAACACCTCCTCTTCctgtccccagctccctgcctccctctcaggAACCTGGACTATCTACCCCGACGGCCGGTTTGGTAACCAGATGGGGCAGTATGCCACCCTGCTTGCCCTGGCGCAGCTCAACGGCCGCCGGGCCTTCATCCTGCCAGCCATGCACGCCGCGCTGGCCCCCGTGTTCCGAATCACCCTGCCTGTGCTGTCGCCCGAAGTGGACAGTCACACGCCTTGGCAGAATCTGCACCTGCATGACTGGATGTCAGAGGAGTATGCCCACTTGAAGGATCCCTTGCTCAAGCTCTCTGGCTTCCCCTGCTCTTGGACTTTCTTCCACCATCTCCGAGAACAGATCCGCAGTGAGTTCACCCTGCACGACCATCTTCGAGAAGAGGCCCAGAGTTTACTGAGTCAGCTCCGCTTGGGCAGCACTGGGGACCGCCCGCGAACCTTCGTGGGTGTCCATGTGCGCCGTGGGGACTATCTGGAGGTTATGCCTCATCGCTGGAAGGGTGTGGTGGGTGACCGAGCCTACCTTCAGCAGGCCATGGACTGGTTCAGGGCACGGCATGAAGCCCCTATTTTTGTGGTCACTAGCAATGGCATGGAGTGGTGCCGGAAAAACATTGACACCTCTCAGGGTGATGTGATCTTTGCTGGCAATGGGCAGGAGGGTGCACCCGGGAAAGACTTTGCCCTGCTCACACAGTGCAACCACACCATCATGACCATTGGCACCTTCGGCTTCTGGGCTGCCTACCTGGCTGGTGGCGATACTGTCTACCTGGCCAACTTCACCCTGCCAGACTCTGAGTTCCTGAAGATTTTTAAGCCGGAGGCCGCCTTCCTGCCTGAGTGGGTGGGCATTAATGCTGACTTATCTCCACTCAGGACAGCTTTTGGGCCTTGA
- the IZUMO1 gene encoding izumo sperm-egg fusion protein 1, with product MGAIDEVTLNKASWSLMKDLNRITDSNVKGELFVKELFWMLRLQKETFATYAAQFQKEAYCPNKCGTMFQTLIWCSTCQKEIHTCRKSPDCGERKVEVHQMEDLILDCELNWHRASEGLSYYKFYRVWGNNTESMVSKRTTPTLTKPMVGPEDAGRYRCELGSVNSSPATIIYFNVTVLPKRGEEEKSSSNTVTQGKGTSESSTPSQTADRVLKGHLAGLLFWASLVLLVSLLFA from the exons ATGGGGGCCATTG ATGAAGTCACACTGAACAAGGCATCCTGGAGTTTGATGAAGGATCTGAACCGTATCACCGACAGTAATGTAAAAG GTGAGCTCTTTGTGAAGGAGCTGTTCTGGATGTTGCGCCTGCAAAAGGAAACCTTTGCCACCTATGCTGCTCAATTCCAAAAAGAGG CTTATTGTCCCAACAAATGTG GTACGATGTTTCAGACTCTGATCTGGTGCAGCACCTGCCAAAAGGAGATTCATACTTGTCGGAAGTCCCCCGATTGCGGGG AGCGCAAAGTGGAGGTCCACCAAATGGAAGACTTGATCCTGGACTGTGAATTGAACTGGCATCGCGCCTCAGAAGGCCTCTCCTATTACAAATTTTACAGG GTTTGGGGAAACAATACTGAGAGCATGGTGTCCAAGAGGACAACGCCCACCCTGACCAAGCCCATGGTGGGTCCAGAGGATGCAGGCCGTTACCGCTGCGAGCTGGGCTCTGTGAATTCCAGCCCAGCCACCATCATCTATTTTAATGTCACAG TGTTGCCCAAACGGGGCGAGGAGGAGAAATCGTCATCAAACACTGTAACCCAGGGCAAGGGGACCTCAGAGTCGTCCACACCCTCTCAAACGGCCGACAGAGTGCTGAAAGGGCACCTTGCAGGGCTGCTATTCTGGGCCTCGCTAGTACTCTTGGTCAGCCTCCTCTTCGCGTAA
- the RASIP1 gene encoding ras-interacting protein 1 isoform X1 — protein sequence MLSGERKEGGSPRFGKLHLPVGLWINSPRKQLAKLGRRWPSAASVKSSSSDTGSRSSEPLLPPPPHVELRRVGAVKAAGGASGSRAKRISQLFRGSGTGTTGSGSTGGPGTPGAAQRWASEKKLPELAAGVAPEPPLAARATAPPGVLKIFGAGLASGANYKSVLATARSTARELVAEALERYGLAGSPGSGPGDSSCVDAFALCDALGRPAAGGAGNGEWRAEHLRVLGDSERPLLVQELWRARPGWARRFELRGREEARRLEQEAFGAADGEGTGAPSWRPQKNRSRAASGGAALASPGPGSGSGPPAGSGGKERSENLSLRRSVSELSLQGRRRRQQERRQQALSMAPGAADAQIGSADPGDFDQLTQCLIQAPSNHPYFLLLQGYQDAQDFVVYVMTREQHVFGRGGNSSGRGGSPAPYVDTFLNAPDILPRHCTVRAGPEPPAMVRPSRGAPVTHNGCLLLREAELHPGDLLGMGEHFLFMYKDPRTGGSGPARPPWLPARPGATPPGPGWAFSCRLCGRGLQERGEALAAYLDGREPVLRFRPREEEALLGEIVRAAAAGAGDLPPLGPATLLALCVQHSARELELGHLPRLLGRLARLIKEAVWEKIKEIGDRQPENHPEGVPEVPLTPEAVSVELRPLMLWMANTTELLSFVQEKVMEMEKEADQEGLSSDPQLCSDLELCDEAMALLDEVIMCTFQQSVYYLTKTLYSTLPALLDSNPFTAGAELPGPGAELGAMPPGLRPTLGVFQAALELTSQCELHPDLVSQTFGYLFFFSNASLLNSLMERGQGRPFYQWSRAVQIRTNLDLVLDWLQGAGLGDIATEFFRKLSMAVNLLCVPRTSLLKASWSSLRTDHPTLTPAQLHHLLSHYQLGPGRGPPPAWDPPPAERDAVDTGDIFESFSSHPPLILPLGSSRLRLTGPVTDDALHRELRRLRRLLWDLEQQELPANHRHGPPVVTPP from the exons ATGCTGTCTGGTGAACGGAAGGAGGGCGGAAGCCCCCGCTTTGGGAAGCTCCATCTCCCTGTGGGCCTGTGGATCAATTCCCCCAGGAAGCAGCTGGCCAAGCTGGGGCGACGCTGGCCCAGCGCTGCCTCTGTCAA GTCTTCGTCTTCGGACACGGGGAGCCGCAGCAGTGAGCCCCTGCTCCCGCCTCCACCGCACGTGGAGCTGCGGCGAGTGGGCGCGGTCAAGGCGGCCGGGGGAGCCTCCGGTAGCCGCGCCAAGCGCATCTCTCAGCTCTTTCGGGGCTCGGGGACCGGGACTACCGGGTCTGGCAGCACGGGAGGCCCCGGGACTCCGGGGGCCGCGCAGCGCTGGGCCAGCGAGAAGAAGTTGCCTGAGCTGGCGGCGGGTGTGGCCCCTGAGCCCCCACTGGCCGCCCGCGCCACGGCGCCCCCCGGGGTTCTCAAGATCTTCGGCGCCGGACTGGCGTCGGGCGCCAACTACAAGAGCGTGCTGGCCACGGCGCGCTCCACGGCGCGCGAGCTCGTGGCCGAGGCGCTGGAGCGCTACGGTCTGGCGGGCAGCCCGGGCAGCGGCCCCGGCGACAGCAGCTGCGTGGACGCCTTCGCGCTGTGCGACGCGCTGGGACGGCCagcggcgggcggcgcgggcaACGGCGAGTGGCGGGCGGAGCACCTGCGTGTGCTGGGCGACTCCGAGCGCCCGCTGCTGGTGCAGGAGCTGTGGAGGGCGCGGCCCGGCTGGGCGCGGCGCTTCGAGCTGCGCGGCCGCGAGGAGGCGCGCCGCCTGGAGCAGGAGGCCTTCGGGGCCGCGGACGGCGAAG GCACTGGCGCCCCCTCGTGGCGGCCACAAAAGAACCGCTCCCGGGCAGCGTCGGGAGGGGCGGCGCTGGCCAGTCCTGGTCCGGGGTCAGGATCAGGGCCCCCGGCTGGGTCCGGAGGCAAGGAGCGCTCAGAAAATTTGTCCCTGAGGCGCAGCGTGTCGGAGCTCAGCCTgcaggggcggcggcggcggcagcaggaACGCAGGCAGCAGGCACTTAGCATGGCCCCAGGGGCAGCCGACGCCCAAATCGGATCTGCAGACCCCGGGGACTTCGATCAGTTGACTCAGTGTCTCATCCAGGCCCCCAGCAACCACCCCTACTTCCTGCTGCTCCAGGGCTACCAGGACGCCCAG GACTTCGTGGTGTACGTGATGACGAGGGAGCAGCACGTGTTCGGCCGGGGCGGGAACTCGTCGGGCCGCGGCGGGTCCCCGGCCCCGTATGTGGACACCTTCCTCAATGCTCCAGACATCCTGCCCCGTCACTGCACAGTGCGCGCGGGCCCTGAGCCCCCCGCCATGGTGCGCCCATCCCGGGGCGCTCCGGTCACGCACAACGGGTGCCTCCTTCTTCGAGAGGCGGAGCTGCACCCGGGCGACCTCCTGGGGATGGGCGAGCACTTCTTGTTCATGTACAAAGACCCCCGCACTGGGGGCTCAGGGCCAGCGCGGCCACCGTGGCTTCCCGCGCGCCCTGGGGCCACGCCACCGGGCCCTGGCTGGGCCTTCTCCTGTCGCCTGTGTGGCCGAGGCCTGCAGGAGCGCGGCGAGGCGCTGGCCGCCTATCTAGACGGCCGCGAGCCCGTCCTGCGCTTCCGGCCGCGCGAGGAGGAGGCTCTACTGGGCGAGATCGTGCGCGCCGCGGCCGCCGGCgcgggagacctgccaccgctcGGACCCGCCACGCTGCTGGCGCTGTGCGTGCAGCATTCGGCGCGGGAGCTGGAGTTGGGTCACCTGCCGCGCCTGCTGGGCCGCCTGGCCCGGCTCATCAAGGAGGCCGTCTGG GAAAAGATTAAGGAGATTGGAGACCGTCAGCCAGAAAA ccacccTGAGGGGGTCCCCGAGGTACCCCTGACGCCTGAGGCTGTGTCTGTGGAGCTGCGGCCACTCATGCTGTGGATGGCCAACACCACGGAGCTGCTGAGCTTTGTGCAGGAGAAGGTCATGGAAATGGAGAAGGAGGCTGACCAGGAGG GCCTGTCCTCAGACCCACAGCTCTGCAGTGACTTGGAATTATGTGATGAGGCCATGGCCCTCCTGGATGAGGTCATCATGTGTACCTTCCAGCAGTCTGTCTACTACCTCACCAAG ACTCTGTATTCAACACTGCCGGCTCTCCTGGATAGTAACCCTTTCACAGCTGGGGCAGAGCTGCCGGGGCCTGGTGCAGAGCTGGGAGCCATGCCTCCGGGGTTGAGACCTACCCTGGGAGTGTTCCAAGCAGCCCTGGAACTGACCAGCCAGTGTGAACTGCACCCAGACCTCGTGTCTCAGACTTTTGGCTACTTGTTCTTCTTCTCCAATGCCTCCCTTCTCAACTCACTGATGGAACGAG GTCAAGGTCGACCTTTCTATCAATGGTCCCGAGCTGTCCAAATCCGAACCAACCTGGACCTTGTCTTGGACTGGCTACAGGGAGCTGGGCTGGGCGACATTGCCACTGAGTTCTTCCGGAAACTCTCCATGGCTGTGAACCTGCTCTGTGTGCCCCGCACCTCCCTGCTCAAG GCCTCATGGAGCAGCCTACGAACTGACCACCCCACACTGACCCCCGCTCAGCTCCACCATCTGCTCAGCCACTACCAGCTGGGGCCCGGCCGTGGGCCACCACCCGCCTGGGACCCTCCCCCTGCAGAGCGAGATGCGGTGGACACAG GGGACATCTTCGAAAGCTTCTCATCGCACCCTCCCCTCATCCTGCCCTTGGGAAGTTCTCGCCTGCGCCTCACGGGTCCGGTGACGGACGACGCCCTGCACCGTGAACTGCGCAGGCTCCGCCGCCTCCTCTGGGATCTTGAGCAGCAGGAGCTACCGGCCAATCACCGCCACGGACCTCCCGTGGTCACGCCTCCTTGA
- the RASIP1 gene encoding ras-interacting protein 1 isoform X2: protein MLSGERKEGGSPRFGKLHLPVGLWINSPRKQLAKLGRRWPSAASVKSSSSDTGSRSSEPLLPPPPHVELRRVGAVKAAGGASGSRAKRISQLFRGSGTGTTGSGSTGGPGTPGAAQRWASEKKLPELAAGVAPEPPLAARATAPPGVLKIFGAGLASGANYKSVLATARSTARELVAEALERYGLAGSPGSGPGDSSCVDAFALCDALGRPAAGGAGNGEWRAEHLRVLGDSERPLLVQELWRARPGWARRFELRGREEARRLEQEAFGAADGEGTGAPSWRPQKNRSRAASGGAALASPGPGSGSGPPAGSGGKERSENLSLRRSVSELSLQGRRRRQQERRQQALSMAPGAADAQIGSADPGDFDQLTQCLIQAPSNHPYFLLLQGYQDAQDFVVYVMTREQHVFGRGGNSSGRGGSPAPYVDTFLNAPDILPRHCTVRAGPEPPAMVRPSRGAPVTHNGCLLLREAELHPGDLLGMGEHFLFMYKDPRTGGSGPARPPWLPARPGATPPGPGWAFSCRLCGRGLQERGEALAAYLDGREPVLRFRPREEEALLGEIVRAAAAGAGDLPPLGPATLLALCVQHSARELELGHLPRLLGRLARLIKEAVWEKIKEIGDRQPENHPEGVPEVPLTPEAVSVELRPLMLWMANTTELLSFVQEKVMEMEKEADQEDPQLCSDLELCDEAMALLDEVIMCTFQQSVYYLTKTLYSTLPALLDSNPFTAGAELPGPGAELGAMPPGLRPTLGVFQAALELTSQCELHPDLVSQTFGYLFFFSNASLLNSLMERGQGRPFYQWSRAVQIRTNLDLVLDWLQGAGLGDIATEFFRKLSMAVNLLCVPRTSLLKASWSSLRTDHPTLTPAQLHHLLSHYQLGPGRGPPPAWDPPPAERDAVDTGDIFESFSSHPPLILPLGSSRLRLTGPVTDDALHRELRRLRRLLWDLEQQELPANHRHGPPVVTPP from the exons ATGCTGTCTGGTGAACGGAAGGAGGGCGGAAGCCCCCGCTTTGGGAAGCTCCATCTCCCTGTGGGCCTGTGGATCAATTCCCCCAGGAAGCAGCTGGCCAAGCTGGGGCGACGCTGGCCCAGCGCTGCCTCTGTCAA GTCTTCGTCTTCGGACACGGGGAGCCGCAGCAGTGAGCCCCTGCTCCCGCCTCCACCGCACGTGGAGCTGCGGCGAGTGGGCGCGGTCAAGGCGGCCGGGGGAGCCTCCGGTAGCCGCGCCAAGCGCATCTCTCAGCTCTTTCGGGGCTCGGGGACCGGGACTACCGGGTCTGGCAGCACGGGAGGCCCCGGGACTCCGGGGGCCGCGCAGCGCTGGGCCAGCGAGAAGAAGTTGCCTGAGCTGGCGGCGGGTGTGGCCCCTGAGCCCCCACTGGCCGCCCGCGCCACGGCGCCCCCCGGGGTTCTCAAGATCTTCGGCGCCGGACTGGCGTCGGGCGCCAACTACAAGAGCGTGCTGGCCACGGCGCGCTCCACGGCGCGCGAGCTCGTGGCCGAGGCGCTGGAGCGCTACGGTCTGGCGGGCAGCCCGGGCAGCGGCCCCGGCGACAGCAGCTGCGTGGACGCCTTCGCGCTGTGCGACGCGCTGGGACGGCCagcggcgggcggcgcgggcaACGGCGAGTGGCGGGCGGAGCACCTGCGTGTGCTGGGCGACTCCGAGCGCCCGCTGCTGGTGCAGGAGCTGTGGAGGGCGCGGCCCGGCTGGGCGCGGCGCTTCGAGCTGCGCGGCCGCGAGGAGGCGCGCCGCCTGGAGCAGGAGGCCTTCGGGGCCGCGGACGGCGAAG GCACTGGCGCCCCCTCGTGGCGGCCACAAAAGAACCGCTCCCGGGCAGCGTCGGGAGGGGCGGCGCTGGCCAGTCCTGGTCCGGGGTCAGGATCAGGGCCCCCGGCTGGGTCCGGAGGCAAGGAGCGCTCAGAAAATTTGTCCCTGAGGCGCAGCGTGTCGGAGCTCAGCCTgcaggggcggcggcggcggcagcaggaACGCAGGCAGCAGGCACTTAGCATGGCCCCAGGGGCAGCCGACGCCCAAATCGGATCTGCAGACCCCGGGGACTTCGATCAGTTGACTCAGTGTCTCATCCAGGCCCCCAGCAACCACCCCTACTTCCTGCTGCTCCAGGGCTACCAGGACGCCCAG GACTTCGTGGTGTACGTGATGACGAGGGAGCAGCACGTGTTCGGCCGGGGCGGGAACTCGTCGGGCCGCGGCGGGTCCCCGGCCCCGTATGTGGACACCTTCCTCAATGCTCCAGACATCCTGCCCCGTCACTGCACAGTGCGCGCGGGCCCTGAGCCCCCCGCCATGGTGCGCCCATCCCGGGGCGCTCCGGTCACGCACAACGGGTGCCTCCTTCTTCGAGAGGCGGAGCTGCACCCGGGCGACCTCCTGGGGATGGGCGAGCACTTCTTGTTCATGTACAAAGACCCCCGCACTGGGGGCTCAGGGCCAGCGCGGCCACCGTGGCTTCCCGCGCGCCCTGGGGCCACGCCACCGGGCCCTGGCTGGGCCTTCTCCTGTCGCCTGTGTGGCCGAGGCCTGCAGGAGCGCGGCGAGGCGCTGGCCGCCTATCTAGACGGCCGCGAGCCCGTCCTGCGCTTCCGGCCGCGCGAGGAGGAGGCTCTACTGGGCGAGATCGTGCGCGCCGCGGCCGCCGGCgcgggagacctgccaccgctcGGACCCGCCACGCTGCTGGCGCTGTGCGTGCAGCATTCGGCGCGGGAGCTGGAGTTGGGTCACCTGCCGCGCCTGCTGGGCCGCCTGGCCCGGCTCATCAAGGAGGCCGTCTGG GAAAAGATTAAGGAGATTGGAGACCGTCAGCCAGAAAA ccacccTGAGGGGGTCCCCGAGGTACCCCTGACGCCTGAGGCTGTGTCTGTGGAGCTGCGGCCACTCATGCTGTGGATGGCCAACACCACGGAGCTGCTGAGCTTTGTGCAGGAGAAGGTCATGGAAATGGAGAAGGAGGCTGACCAGGAGG ACCCACAGCTCTGCAGTGACTTGGAATTATGTGATGAGGCCATGGCCCTCCTGGATGAGGTCATCATGTGTACCTTCCAGCAGTCTGTCTACTACCTCACCAAG ACTCTGTATTCAACACTGCCGGCTCTCCTGGATAGTAACCCTTTCACAGCTGGGGCAGAGCTGCCGGGGCCTGGTGCAGAGCTGGGAGCCATGCCTCCGGGGTTGAGACCTACCCTGGGAGTGTTCCAAGCAGCCCTGGAACTGACCAGCCAGTGTGAACTGCACCCAGACCTCGTGTCTCAGACTTTTGGCTACTTGTTCTTCTTCTCCAATGCCTCCCTTCTCAACTCACTGATGGAACGAG GTCAAGGTCGACCTTTCTATCAATGGTCCCGAGCTGTCCAAATCCGAACCAACCTGGACCTTGTCTTGGACTGGCTACAGGGAGCTGGGCTGGGCGACATTGCCACTGAGTTCTTCCGGAAACTCTCCATGGCTGTGAACCTGCTCTGTGTGCCCCGCACCTCCCTGCTCAAG GCCTCATGGAGCAGCCTACGAACTGACCACCCCACACTGACCCCCGCTCAGCTCCACCATCTGCTCAGCCACTACCAGCTGGGGCCCGGCCGTGGGCCACCACCCGCCTGGGACCCTCCCCCTGCAGAGCGAGATGCGGTGGACACAG GGGACATCTTCGAAAGCTTCTCATCGCACCCTCCCCTCATCCTGCCCTTGGGAAGTTCTCGCCTGCGCCTCACGGGTCCGGTGACGGACGACGCCCTGCACCGTGAACTGCGCAGGCTCCGCCGCCTCCTCTGGGATCTTGAGCAGCAGGAGCTACCGGCCAATCACCGCCACGGACCTCCCGTGGTCACGCCTCCTTGA
- the FGF21 gene encoding fibroblast growth factor 21: MGWDEVGAGFAHPGLWFPMLAVLLLGACQAYPIPDSSPLLQFGGQVRQRYLYTDDAQETEAHLEIRADGTVVGASRQSPESLLELKALKPGVIQILGVKTSRFLCQRPDGTLYGSLHFDPEACSFRELLLEDGYNVYRSETYGLPLHLPPHNSPYPDPVPRGPVRFLPLPGLPPAPPDPPGILAPEPPDVGSSDPLSMVGPSQGRSPSYAS, translated from the exons ATGGGCTGGGACGAGGTCGGGGCCGGGTTCGCGCACCCAGGACTGTGGTTTCCCATGCTGGCTGTCCTGCTCCTGGGAGCCTGCCAGGCGTACCCCATCCCTGactccagccccctcctccaaTTTGGCGGCCAAGTCCGGCAGCGGTACCTTTACACAGACGATGCCCAGGAGACAGAAGCCCACCTGGAGATCCGGGCGGATGGCACAGTGGTGGGGGCCTCCCGACAGAGCCCTGAAA GTCTCTTGGAGCTGAAAGCCTTAAAGCCAGGGGTTATTCAAATCTTGGGAGTCAAGACCTCCCGGTTCCTGTGTCAGAGGCCAGATGGGACCCTGTATGGATCG CTCCACTTTGACCCCGAGGCCTGCAGCTTCCGGGAGCTGCTTCTTGAGGATGGATACAACGTTTACCGATCCGAGACCTATGGCCTCCCGCTGCACCTGCCTCCCCACAATTCACCATACCCAGACCCGGTGCCCCGGGGACCAGTCCGCTTCCTGCCGCTGCCAGGCCTGCCCCCAGCACCCCCGGACCCGCCAGGGATTCTGGCCCCAGAGCCCCCGGATGTGGGCTCCTCGGACCCTCTGAGCATGGTGGGGCCTTCACAGGGCCGAAGCCCCAGCTATGCTTCCTGA